The proteins below come from a single Aegilops tauschii subsp. strangulata cultivar AL8/78 chromosome 6, Aet v6.0, whole genome shotgun sequence genomic window:
- the LOC120967064 gene encoding uncharacterized protein, protein MDSALSKAGAVNRVTNEYTVRDKTYIALNIDNAHWMTVVMHLIKQEFQVLDSLYPLDLTEKTVKALRMAIAHDMHLANLFTPGKYPGVSKWPIKEYDMPEQEDGNSCGLFVTECLEHWDGDRMTRDFSQATVDARRRRFVAELIMSPSNTMECVKNKIREIARKRRA, encoded by the exons ATGGATAGTGCTCTGTCCAAAGCTGGAGCAGTTAATAGAGTCACGAACGAGTATACTGTGCGTGATAAG ACGTATATCGCGTTGAATATCGACAATGCCCACTGGATGACCGTGGTCATGCACTTGATCAAGCAAGAATTCCAAGTTCTCGATTCGCTCTATCCTCTGGACCTGACAGAAAAGACTGTGAAAGCACTG CGAATGGCTATAGCACACGATATGCACCTAGCAAATCTTTTTACACCAGGGAAATATCCAGGCGTAAGTAAGTGGCCTATCAAGGAGTATGACATGCCCGAGCAAGAGGATGG GAACTCTTGTGGCCTTTTTGTCACAGAATGTCTAGAACATTGGGACGGGGACCGAATGACCCGCGATTTTTCACAG GCCACCGTTGACGCAAGGAGAAGACGTTTCGTCGCGGAGTTGATTATGTCACCTTCGAACACGATGGAGTGTGTGAAGAACAAAATTCGCGAAATCGCAAGGAAAAGGCGCGCCTGA